One genomic region from Ralstonia pseudosolanacearum encodes:
- a CDS encoding bacteriophage N4 adsorption protein A encodes MNAARHTLRPLPARLRWPIAMAVWALCHGALAESAAMPPLSPDAYRYADRAYQSIAANQLDAAEHAARAALGVQPDSLQLNLLLLDVLTRKGQLEAARAQADAVLARFPDQPRVYAQHGFLAQRAQQPEVAEQDFARALEGTDWTPQEQRNLRLAWSDSAYAAKHADAALRALAPLQDQPDPDIQIRLAQARLQAGDREGAAHAAALAGAQSDDPVRQGYARALFAQATDAGAAQDAAALPANDPRVIGQRALNEAYGHLRAHDDRAALDAFQRGFATGEGNWTHYADAAYAAKRLGDNPTAISLFRTSLDHADADRADDGAGGGDPTGSQPLPPDRRFGYRREVEQMQRTWGAVLSSAYQASAFGLPSNRSILQGGAEVYWQPPGIGYQDGRILQFFARGYDNLHDGSGAPIGMPTAQGSVGARYKPIKDANLVFTAERLVKIGNQSVNDTLLRIGYSSDEGIDLQVTKPRWQTWQVFAEGAYFVNAGRLIVSGEARYGHTWRLDSISDRLTVYPHIVLAGDHDNKADRQLAAGIGPGVNFRYWFRESKYAAPASWLDLTVQFRMPLTHADRAKGVVARAILWF; translated from the coding sequence ATGAACGCCGCTCGACACACCCTCCGCCCCTTGCCGGCGCGGCTGCGCTGGCCGATCGCGATGGCGGTCTGGGCGCTTTGCCACGGCGCGCTGGCCGAGTCGGCGGCGATGCCGCCGCTGTCGCCCGATGCCTATCGCTATGCCGATCGCGCTTACCAGTCGATCGCCGCCAACCAGCTCGATGCGGCCGAGCACGCGGCGCGCGCGGCGCTGGGGGTGCAGCCCGACAGCCTTCAGCTCAACCTGCTGCTGCTCGACGTGCTGACCCGCAAAGGCCAGCTGGAGGCGGCGCGGGCCCAGGCCGATGCCGTGCTGGCGCGCTTTCCGGACCAGCCGCGGGTCTACGCGCAGCACGGCTTCCTGGCGCAGCGCGCCCAGCAGCCCGAGGTGGCGGAGCAGGATTTCGCCCGGGCGCTGGAGGGCACGGACTGGACCCCGCAGGAACAGCGCAACCTGCGCCTGGCGTGGTCGGACAGCGCCTATGCCGCCAAGCACGCCGACGCCGCGCTGCGGGCGCTCGCGCCGCTGCAGGATCAGCCCGACCCCGACATCCAGATCCGGCTCGCGCAGGCGCGCTTGCAGGCCGGTGACCGCGAGGGCGCGGCGCACGCGGCCGCGCTGGCCGGCGCCCAGTCGGACGACCCGGTGCGCCAGGGCTATGCCCGGGCACTGTTCGCCCAGGCTACGGATGCCGGGGCAGCGCAGGATGCCGCCGCGCTGCCCGCCAACGATCCGCGCGTGATCGGCCAGCGCGCGCTTAACGAGGCGTACGGCCATCTGCGCGCGCACGACGATCGCGCCGCGCTCGATGCCTTCCAGCGCGGCTTCGCCACCGGCGAGGGCAACTGGACCCACTATGCCGATGCCGCCTACGCCGCCAAGCGCCTGGGCGACAACCCCACGGCCATCTCGCTGTTCCGCACCAGTCTCGACCACGCCGACGCCGACCGTGCCGACGACGGAGCCGGCGGCGGCGATCCGACCGGCAGCCAGCCGCTTCCGCCCGACCGGCGCTTCGGCTACCGGCGCGAGGTGGAGCAGATGCAGCGCACCTGGGGCGCCGTGCTGTCTTCGGCCTACCAGGCATCGGCGTTCGGCCTGCCCTCCAACCGCAGCATCCTGCAGGGCGGCGCGGAAGTGTATTGGCAGCCCCCCGGCATCGGCTACCAGGACGGCCGCATCCTGCAATTCTTCGCACGCGGGTACGACAACCTGCACGACGGCTCCGGTGCGCCGATCGGCATGCCGACCGCGCAGGGCTCCGTCGGCGCGCGCTACAAGCCCATCAAGGACGCCAATCTGGTCTTCACCGCGGAGCGGCTGGTCAAGATCGGCAACCAGTCCGTCAACGACACGCTGCTGCGCATCGGCTACTCCAGCGACGAGGGCATCGACCTGCAGGTCACCAAGCCGCGCTGGCAGACCTGGCAGGTGTTTGCCGAGGGCGCGTACTTCGTCAACGCCGGCCGTCTCATCGTGAGCGGCGAGGCGCGCTATGGCCATACCTGGCGCCTCGATTCCATCAGCGACCGGCTGACCGTGTATCCGCACATCGTGCTGGCGGGCGATCACGACAACAAGGCCGACCGCCAACTGGCGGCGGGCATCGGGCCGGGCGTGAATTTCCGCTACTGGTTCCGCGAATCGAAGTACGCCGCGCCGGCAAGCTGGCTCGACCTGACGGTGCAGTTCCGCATGCCGCTCACGCACGCGGACCGCGCCAAGGGTGTGGTGGCGCGCGCCATCCTGTGGTTCTGA
- a CDS encoding DUF2334 domain-containing protein, with amino-acid sequence MKTFLRKFAVALTLGASLFCASLSLNSIVRTPSQACTPQLGPICASVEVGSPARAQTTTAKVLVMYDAPPNDQYTNLGFAYAIMLYNLLGHFNTQVTLLPVQSYTAGMTESYAATFYLGSYYNNPIPAAFLSDVSTTQKTIVWFKYNLWELAWNTAYPFTSRYGISFSGLRGMNVAPSSSNPNPGFFDTVGYKNLSMTKYYAFNAATGAISADPDIGVTSVADATKAGSLVTITNATTHETAPYVIRSGNFWYFADMPFSYIGPRDRYLVVCDLLHDILGTNAPTLHRAMIRLEDVDATVSVSTMKTLTDWMYDKKIPFSVAAIPLYKDPNGVYNGGVSQTIHLANAAGLKDSLNYAKVRGGKVLMHGYTHQYSNIPNRINAVSANDFEFWLATQNRPVNEDSTQWASQRLSSGLQEFQLSGYQPFAFEAPHYQSSPLSMKAVPRYFKSVYQRVVYYTSDNPQTLNSTATGHDFSVGQFYPYIIAKDYYGQRVIPENLGNIEYNICNIDPSSCLTYTAQDILTNAQYAVVVRDGFASWFFHPFWLEPDLNEPGFADFQSVMNGISALGFSWVDAATVQ; translated from the coding sequence ATGAAGACATTTCTGCGCAAGTTCGCCGTGGCGCTGACGCTGGGGGCGAGCCTGTTCTGCGCCTCGCTGTCGCTGAACTCGATCGTCCGGACCCCGAGCCAGGCCTGCACCCCGCAGCTCGGACCGATCTGCGCGTCGGTGGAGGTAGGCTCGCCCGCGCGGGCCCAGACCACCACGGCCAAGGTCCTGGTCATGTATGACGCGCCGCCGAACGATCAGTACACCAATCTGGGCTTCGCGTACGCGATCATGCTGTACAACCTGCTTGGCCACTTCAACACGCAGGTCACCCTGCTGCCGGTACAGAGCTACACCGCCGGCATGACCGAGTCGTACGCGGCCACGTTTTACTTGGGGAGCTACTACAACAACCCGATTCCCGCCGCATTCCTGAGCGATGTGTCGACCACGCAGAAGACCATCGTATGGTTCAAGTACAACCTGTGGGAGCTGGCCTGGAACACGGCCTATCCGTTCACCTCGCGCTACGGCATCAGCTTCTCCGGCCTGCGCGGCATGAACGTGGCGCCGTCGTCGAGCAATCCCAACCCGGGCTTCTTCGACACGGTGGGCTACAAGAACCTGTCGATGACGAAGTACTACGCCTTCAATGCCGCCACCGGCGCCATCAGCGCCGACCCGGACATCGGCGTGACCTCGGTCGCGGACGCGACCAAGGCCGGCAGCCTGGTGACCATCACCAACGCGACCACGCACGAAACCGCGCCGTACGTGATCCGCTCGGGCAACTTCTGGTACTTCGCCGACATGCCGTTCTCGTACATCGGGCCGCGCGACCGCTACCTCGTCGTCTGCGATCTGCTGCACGACATCCTGGGCACCAATGCCCCGACGCTGCACCGCGCGATGATCCGCCTGGAGGACGTGGATGCGACGGTTTCGGTGTCGACCATGAAGACGCTGACGGACTGGATGTACGACAAGAAGATCCCGTTCTCGGTTGCCGCCATTCCGCTCTACAAGGACCCGAACGGCGTCTACAACGGCGGTGTGTCGCAGACCATCCATCTGGCCAATGCCGCCGGGCTCAAGGATTCGCTCAACTACGCCAAGGTGCGCGGCGGCAAGGTGCTGATGCACGGCTACACGCACCAGTACAGCAACATCCCGAACCGCATCAACGCCGTCAGCGCCAATGACTTCGAGTTCTGGCTCGCCACGCAGAACCGCCCGGTGAACGAGGATTCGACCCAGTGGGCGTCGCAGCGGCTGTCGTCGGGCCTGCAAGAATTCCAGCTCAGCGGGTATCAGCCGTTTGCGTTCGAGGCGCCGCACTACCAGTCGTCGCCGCTGTCGATGAAGGCCGTGCCGCGGTATTTCAAATCGGTGTACCAGCGGGTGGTTTACTACACGTCCGACAACCCGCAGACGCTGAACTCGACGGCGACCGGCCACGATTTCTCGGTCGGACAGTTCTACCCCTACATCATCGCGAAGGACTACTACGGGCAGCGCGTCATCCCCGAGAACCTGGGCAACATCGAGTACAACATCTGCAACATCGATCCGTCCTCGTGCCTGACCTACACCGCGCAGGACATCCTGACCAACGCGCAGTACGCCGTGGTCGTGCGGGACGGCTTCGCCTCGTGGTTCTTCCACCCGTTCTGGCTGGAGCCGGACCTGAACGAGCCGGGCTTTGCCGACTTCCAGTCCGTCATGAACGGTATCTCGGCGCTGGGGTTCAGCTGGGTGGATGCCGCCACGGTGCAATAG
- a CDS encoding glycosyl transferase family protein produces MSHAVWEAYLALLNTMTVATALVILISTADDFFLDAFYWVRELWLWRSASRLPATISAQTLREREERYLAIMVPAWKEYDVIAKMVENTLATMEYTRYIIFAGAYRNDAETTTEVDRMVRRYPGRVVRATVTHDGPTCKADCLNTLIQTIVRYEAGHGIRFAGVIMHDCEDVIHPLELKYFNYFIGDQDLVQLPVLSLERKWYEWVAGTYMDDFSETHQKDLVAREALTGTVPGAGVALCYSRRAIEAVMKARGDAPFNTGTLTEDYDFSFRLHDLGMREAFVRFPICESAAPANDASGKPRTRWRVGHRRGVRPQLLATREYFPSTFRTAYRQRARWILGIAFQGWLQMGWDGDLIARYFLFRDRKGVVTALFSIIAYALSLNYLLLAWAWRAGWLHLDGAQIAMTAPWMQLVLAVNAVLLVNRLAQRVYFVGRLNGPLQGVLCLPRLVVNNFINFFAVCRAWKIFLIYRMTGKPIAWDKTQHTYLSNDALGRVRCRLGETLIRWEALTPAQLDQALVIQRQTGTRLGQVLLQEGLVTPDTLADALAEQADLPRVSLTNVVLGALVDCLPRDLAVRHHVVPFSIGEDGSLNIAVSELPDGEVLEELARAAGRKVTCFMACDHEMSAELAWMTDPSRRATVVFGPSAYSATLAVEALASAAQGAVGPAPAPDDAAPTPASRPSAESPHPNPNIAGGVA; encoded by the coding sequence ATGAGTCACGCGGTGTGGGAGGCCTACCTGGCGCTGCTCAACACGATGACCGTGGCGACCGCGCTCGTCATTCTCATCAGCACCGCCGACGACTTCTTCCTCGACGCCTTCTACTGGGTGCGCGAGCTCTGGCTGTGGCGCAGCGCGAGCCGCCTGCCCGCCACCATTTCCGCGCAAACGCTGCGCGAGCGCGAGGAGCGCTACCTCGCCATCATGGTGCCGGCCTGGAAGGAATACGACGTCATCGCCAAGATGGTGGAGAACACCCTGGCGACGATGGAGTACACCCGCTACATCATCTTCGCCGGCGCCTACCGCAACGATGCCGAGACCACCACCGAGGTCGACCGCATGGTGCGCCGCTATCCCGGCCGGGTGGTGCGCGCCACCGTCACGCACGATGGCCCGACCTGCAAGGCGGACTGCCTGAACACCCTCATCCAGACCATCGTGCGCTATGAGGCGGGGCACGGCATCCGCTTCGCGGGCGTGATCATGCACGACTGCGAAGATGTGATCCACCCGCTGGAGCTGAAGTACTTCAACTACTTCATCGGTGACCAGGACCTGGTGCAACTGCCCGTGCTGTCGCTGGAGCGCAAGTGGTACGAGTGGGTGGCCGGCACCTACATGGACGACTTCAGCGAGACCCACCAGAAAGACCTGGTGGCGCGCGAGGCGCTGACCGGTACCGTGCCTGGCGCGGGCGTGGCGCTGTGCTACAGCCGGCGCGCCATCGAGGCCGTGATGAAGGCGCGCGGCGATGCGCCGTTCAATACCGGCACGCTCACGGAAGACTACGACTTCAGCTTCCGCCTGCACGACCTGGGCATGCGCGAGGCGTTCGTGCGCTTTCCGATCTGCGAGAGCGCGGCGCCGGCCAACGATGCGAGCGGCAAGCCGCGCACGCGTTGGCGCGTGGGGCACCGGCGCGGTGTGCGTCCGCAGTTGCTGGCCACCCGCGAATATTTTCCGAGCACCTTCCGCACCGCGTACCGGCAGCGCGCGCGCTGGATCCTGGGCATCGCTTTCCAGGGCTGGCTGCAGATGGGGTGGGACGGCGACCTGATCGCCCGCTACTTCCTCTTCCGTGACCGCAAGGGTGTGGTGACGGCGCTGTTCTCCATCATCGCGTATGCGCTGTCGCTGAATTACCTGCTGCTGGCCTGGGCGTGGCGCGCCGGCTGGCTGCACCTGGACGGCGCGCAGATTGCGATGACGGCGCCGTGGATGCAGTTGGTGCTGGCCGTGAATGCCGTCCTGCTGGTCAACCGGCTGGCGCAGCGGGTGTATTTCGTCGGGCGGCTGAATGGGCCGCTGCAGGGCGTGCTGTGTCTGCCCAGGCTGGTGGTCAACAACTTCATCAACTTCTTCGCGGTGTGCCGGGCGTGGAAGATCTTCCTGATCTACCGCATGACCGGCAAGCCGATCGCCTGGGACAAGACCCAGCACACCTATCTGTCCAACGATGCGCTCGGGCGCGTGCGCTGCCGCCTGGGCGAGACGCTGATCCGCTGGGAGGCGCTGACGCCGGCGCAGCTCGATCAGGCCTTGGTGATCCAGCGGCAGACCGGCACGCGGCTCGGCCAGGTCCTGCTGCAGGAGGGCCTGGTGACGCCCGACACGCTGGCCGATGCGCTGGCCGAGCAGGCCGACTTGCCGCGCGTGAGCCTGACCAACGTTGTGCTCGGCGCGCTGGTCGATTGCCTGCCGCGCGATCTGGCGGTGCGCCATCACGTCGTGCCGTTTTCCATCGGCGAGGATGGCTCGCTCAATATTGCCGTGTCGGAACTGCCCGACGGCGAGGTGCTGGAAGAGTTGGCGCGGGCAGCCGGGCGCAAGGTCACCTGCTTCATGGCGTGCGATCACGAGATGTCGGCCGAGCTGGCATGGATGACCGACCCGAGTCGGCGCGCCACGGTGGTGTTCGGGCCGTCCGCCTATTCGGCCACGCTGGCGGTGGAAGCGCTGGCAAGCGCGGCCCAGGGCGCGGTCGGTCCGGCGCCGGCGCCGGACGATGCCGCGCCCACGCCGGCCAGTCGGCCCTCCGCGGAGTCGCCGCATCCCAACCCCAACATTGCCGGAGGTGTTGCATGA
- the wecB gene encoding non-hydrolyzing UDP-N-acetylglucosamine 2-epimerase produces MKKILTVFGTRPEAIKMAPLVQALQAEQGIASSVCVSAQHREMLDQVLQLFDIVPEFDLNVMRSGQTLSDVTSSVLDGINGVLDAYAPDAVLVHGDTTTTLAASLAAFYRRIPVGHVEAGLRTGNVWSPWPEELNRRVTDAVSTWHFAPTAESRQNLLDEGVEPQCVTLTGNTVIDALLAIKYRLDSDPALAAGVASAYPFLDPGRRLILVTGHRRENFGEPFERFCVALRLLAARHPDVQIVYPVHLNPNVQQPVRAILSGHDNVHLIDPQDYLPFVYLMDRAYLIVTDSGGIQEEAPALGKPVLVTRETTERPEAVASGTARLVGTDTARIVSEAETLLDDSAAYLRMAHAHNPYGDGQACRRIVEALMTALSAPAQDVQRGPRLVHVDAAAQVINLEAARAMAPGPSIQRLNG; encoded by the coding sequence ATGAAAAAGATTTTGACCGTATTCGGCACGCGCCCGGAGGCCATCAAGATGGCACCGCTGGTGCAGGCGCTGCAGGCTGAGCAGGGCATCGCTTCGTCGGTGTGCGTGAGCGCCCAGCATCGCGAGATGCTCGACCAGGTGTTGCAGCTGTTTGACATCGTGCCCGAGTTCGACTTGAACGTGATGCGCTCCGGGCAGACGTTGTCCGATGTCACGTCGTCGGTGCTGGACGGCATCAACGGCGTGCTCGATGCCTATGCGCCGGATGCCGTGCTCGTGCACGGCGACACCACCACCACGCTGGCCGCCAGTCTGGCGGCGTTCTACCGGCGCATTCCGGTGGGGCACGTGGAGGCGGGGCTGCGCACCGGCAATGTCTGGTCGCCGTGGCCGGAAGAACTGAACCGGCGCGTGACCGACGCCGTCTCCACCTGGCACTTCGCGCCCACCGCCGAATCCCGCCAGAACCTGCTGGACGAAGGCGTCGAGCCGCAGTGCGTCACGCTCACTGGCAACACCGTCATCGACGCGCTGCTCGCCATCAAGTACCGGCTCGATTCGGATCCGGCGCTGGCCGCGGGCGTCGCCTCGGCCTATCCGTTCCTGGACCCGGGCCGCAGGCTGATCCTGGTGACGGGGCACCGGCGCGAGAACTTCGGCGAGCCGTTCGAGCGCTTCTGCGTGGCGCTGCGGCTGCTGGCGGCGCGCCATCCGGACGTGCAGATCGTCTACCCGGTGCATCTGAATCCCAACGTGCAGCAGCCGGTGCGCGCCATCCTGAGCGGGCACGACAACGTGCACCTGATCGATCCGCAGGACTACCTGCCGTTCGTCTACCTGATGGACCGCGCCTACCTGATCGTGACCGACTCCGGCGGCATCCAGGAAGAGGCGCCCGCGCTCGGCAAGCCGGTGCTGGTCACGCGCGAGACCACCGAGCGGCCCGAGGCCGTCGCCTCCGGCACCGCGCGGCTGGTGGGAACGGACACGGCCCGCATCGTGAGCGAAGCCGAGACGCTGCTCGACGACAGCGCGGCCTATCTGCGCATGGCGCACGCCCACAATCCCTATGGCGATGGGCAGGCCTGCCGGCGCATCGTCGAAGCACTGATGACGGCGCTGTCTGCGCCGGCGCAGGACGTGCAGCGCGGTCCGCGGCTGGTTCATGTCGATGCGGCAGCGCAAGTGATCAATCTGGAGGCGGCACGCGCCATGGCGCCAGGGCCGTCGATACAACGCCTGAACGGCTAG